The following proteins are co-located in the Thermus tengchongensis genome:
- a CDS encoding transposase produces RGLEVVYLPRYSPRYNPVETVWRRVKGWLWLRRDYGGVEERRRGVGEALRKLQERLEREVGQSLCMAT; encoded by the coding sequence ACGGGGGTTGGAGGTGGTGTACCTGCCGCGGTACAGTCCGCGGTACAACCCGGTGGAGACGGTGTGGCGGCGGGTGAAGGGGTGGTTGTGGCTGCGGCGGGACTACGGGGGCGTGGAGGAGCGGAGGCGAGGGGTGGGGGAGGCGTTGAGGAAACTGCAGGAGCGCCTGGAGAGGGAAGTGGGGCAAAGTCTATGCATGGCTACTTAG
- a CDS encoding glutamate synthase-related protein — MTWKEAYPDIPLGQDACGIIAMAEKSGKPSHRIVRRTLESLYRMAHRAGAIRGEGDGTGIQTDIPRELWARFLEEAGLDPELAFNPRFFVGHFFLPKTEAGRLEEFQELLRREGQPLGVRPVHFRLGEVVSEVLGPVGRRTEPIFLQVAGLSPDGDAPLWELGLRLEASFPVHVVSLSTYSVVYKVRGAAELLKRYYPELSRPEFKSAIALGHNRYSTNTLSTFEQVQPFGLLGHNGEINTIERLRRELDFLGIPRTGGSDSQDLNRMLEGLIYRYGLTLPEAMDLVFPPVLGEVKGLPPELQDLYLALRQRFGPLAQGPAAIVSRHRDEAVFATDAMGLRPLWQLETPYEIVFSSERGVFSAEEFVTEPKPLAPGEKVYLRLTPEGPKVYPFDRHQRLVLERIAARTPVAGYRVHLSGPIRQAPPPVAGGSEPQVEEKPAPPPLGLERAFGWDRWDGAYLEALAKTGNEPIGSLGYDGPLAALNPEKPNLSEFFKETVAVVTNPAIDREREIEHFSTRTLLGRRPLPDGRGGGRVEELLLPIVLEEDQGLAEAFGTLTLAEVKERFQTHTLVPQFTVEEGLLLGLRRLEEEAVRAVEEGAEVLILSDREAFQGGVWIDIGLAVAAVNRALMKRDAEGVALRRRTSILVHSGGVRNLHDIAFLLGLGAEAVAPWLLEEKARALEGRKGMANALEALRKGLEKVISTMGIHELRGYGKIFSALGLKPELADYFGTRNFLGSETGGYGFLELERTLLEREGFLRAEKVLPAKDFRFNPRIYKAAQEVASGQAPYSHFQEKVRSLERESPVAARQLLEVRFPERSEVSPEEVDLSVGGHSLPFLISAMSFGSQGEASFRAYVEAAKRLNMLCINGEGGEIPDMLGKYTHWRGQQVASGRFGVHAYMLNSASVIEIKIGQGAKPGEGGHLPGKKVSPKVAAARNAVPGVDLISPSNNHDLYSIEDLAQLIEELKTVNPKALVSVKVPVIPGIGTIAVGIAKAGADVITLSGFEGGTGAARLHALKYAGLPVELGVRRAHRALVRAGLRDKVEIWADGGLKTAYDVLRMVLLGADRVGMATMAMVAIGCTICRGCQLDTCHVGITTQIETVEEALAHGLKRFVPQDLDRAVEHLTRFFEAKGEALRELVAALGARSLRELRGRVDLLYQRDHLEELDLSYFFLPVEEPEWLKDTSAHVLRKPLNQLTRTITEVVMGAYGEGSRKLVFQEGPVNSTDRALGAHLAGEIARRRLYGKGFDAEVELRFDAGSVAGNGLAAFNLEGMKVVVEGGAQDGVAKSAFGGTVAILKGRNPYGAYVDGSVGKSFAYGAIGGLLIVEGVADSRFCIRLSGADVILGGEPERPLRDELGNLAARAQAKGFAFEYMTRGRALVLGDPGPWICSGMTGGRVYLRHWPEMGLTEEAMRRRLAKGAKVAVKPLDLRGIEDVRELLSAYIRVLREAKREEKAARLEKLLLDPAQHFRMVEPVSQQVEQGVSTE; from the coding sequence ATGACCTGGAAGGAAGCCTACCCGGATATCCCCCTAGGCCAGGACGCCTGTGGCATCATCGCCATGGCGGAGAAAAGCGGCAAGCCCTCCCACCGTATCGTGCGGAGGACCCTGGAAAGCCTTTACCGCATGGCCCACCGGGCGGGGGCCATCCGAGGCGAGGGAGATGGGACCGGGATCCAAACCGACATCCCCCGGGAGCTGTGGGCCCGCTTCCTGGAGGAGGCGGGGCTCGATCCGGAGCTGGCCTTTAATCCCCGCTTCTTCGTGGGGCACTTTTTCCTGCCCAAAACCGAGGCGGGGCGCCTCGAGGAGTTCCAAGAGCTCCTGAGGCGGGAGGGCCAGCCCCTTGGGGTGCGGCCCGTGCACTTCCGCCTGGGGGAGGTGGTGAGCGAGGTGCTGGGCCCGGTGGGCCGTCGCACCGAGCCCATCTTCCTCCAGGTGGCGGGGCTTAGCCCCGATGGGGATGCGCCCCTGTGGGAGCTGGGCCTGAGGCTCGAGGCCAGCTTCCCCGTCCACGTGGTTTCCCTCTCCACCTACAGCGTGGTCTATAAGGTGCGAGGGGCGGCGGAGCTTCTGAAGCGCTACTACCCCGAGCTTTCCCGCCCCGAGTTCAAAAGCGCCATCGCCCTGGGGCACAACCGCTACTCCACCAACACCCTCTCCACCTTTGAGCAGGTCCAGCCCTTTGGCCTTCTGGGCCACAACGGCGAGATCAACACCATCGAGCGCCTGAGGCGGGAGCTGGACTTCCTCGGCATCCCCCGCACCGGGGGCTCGGACTCCCAGGACCTGAACCGCATGCTGGAGGGGCTCATCTACCGCTACGGCCTTACCCTCCCCGAGGCCATGGACCTGGTCTTCCCCCCGGTGCTGGGGGAGGTGAAGGGGCTTCCGCCAGAGCTTCAGGACCTCTACCTGGCCCTGAGGCAGCGCTTTGGGCCTTTGGCCCAGGGGCCTGCCGCCATCGTGAGCCGCCACCGGGACGAGGCGGTCTTCGCCACGGACGCCATGGGCCTTAGGCCCCTTTGGCAGCTGGAAACCCCTTACGAGATCGTTTTCTCCTCCGAACGGGGGGTATTCAGCGCCGAGGAGTTCGTCACCGAACCCAAGCCCCTGGCTCCCGGGGAAAAGGTCTACCTGCGCCTCACCCCGGAAGGGCCCAAGGTCTACCCCTTTGACCGCCACCAGCGCCTGGTGCTGGAGCGGATTGCCGCCCGCACCCCGGTGGCGGGGTACCGGGTCCACCTTTCGGGGCCCATCCGCCAGGCCCCGCCTCCCGTGGCCGGGGGGAGCGAGCCCCAGGTGGAGGAGAAGCCGGCCCCGCCCCCGTTGGGCTTGGAGCGGGCCTTCGGCTGGGACCGGTGGGATGGAGCTTACCTCGAGGCCCTGGCCAAGACCGGCAACGAGCCCATCGGCTCCCTGGGCTACGACGGTCCCCTGGCCGCTTTGAACCCGGAGAAGCCCAACCTCTCCGAGTTCTTCAAGGAGACCGTGGCGGTGGTGACCAACCCCGCCATCGACCGCGAAAGGGAGATCGAACACTTCTCCACCCGCACCCTCCTGGGCCGCCGCCCCTTGCCCGACGGCCGGGGCGGGGGCAGGGTGGAGGAGCTCCTTTTGCCCATCGTCTTGGAGGAGGACCAGGGCCTGGCGGAGGCCTTCGGCACCCTGACCCTGGCCGAGGTCAAGGAGCGCTTCCAGACCCATACCCTGGTGCCCCAGTTCACCGTGGAGGAGGGCCTCCTCCTGGGGCTTAGGCGGCTGGAGGAGGAGGCGGTGCGGGCGGTGGAGGAGGGGGCCGAGGTCCTCATCCTCTCCGACCGGGAGGCCTTCCAAGGAGGGGTCTGGATCGATATCGGCCTGGCGGTGGCGGCGGTGAACCGGGCCCTCATGAAGCGGGATGCGGAAGGGGTGGCCCTGAGGCGGCGCACCTCCATCCTGGTGCACTCCGGGGGCGTGCGGAACCTGCACGACATCGCCTTCCTCCTGGGCCTGGGGGCGGAGGCGGTGGCCCCCTGGCTTCTGGAGGAGAAGGCCCGGGCCCTGGAGGGGAGGAAGGGGATGGCCAACGCCCTGGAAGCCCTGCGCAAGGGCCTGGAGAAGGTCATCTCCACCATGGGCATCCACGAGCTAAGGGGCTACGGGAAGATCTTCAGCGCCCTCGGCCTCAAGCCGGAGCTGGCCGATTACTTCGGCACCCGGAACTTCCTCGGCTCAGAAACGGGGGGCTACGGCTTCTTGGAGCTGGAGCGCACCCTCCTGGAGCGGGAGGGCTTCTTGAGGGCGGAAAAGGTCCTTCCCGCCAAGGACTTCCGCTTCAACCCCAGGATCTACAAGGCGGCCCAGGAGGTGGCCAGCGGCCAGGCCCCCTACAGCCACTTCCAGGAGAAGGTCCGCTCCCTGGAGCGGGAAAGCCCGGTGGCCGCCAGGCAGCTTTTGGAGGTGCGCTTCCCCGAAAGGAGCGAGGTTTCCCCCGAAGAGGTGGACCTTTCCGTGGGGGGCCACTCCCTGCCCTTCCTCATCAGCGCCATGAGCTTTGGCTCCCAAGGGGAGGCCTCCTTCCGCGCCTACGTGGAGGCGGCCAAGCGCCTCAACATGCTCTGCATCAACGGCGAAGGCGGGGAGATCCCCGACATGCTGGGGAAATACACCCACTGGCGCGGGCAGCAGGTGGCCAGTGGCCGCTTCGGCGTCCACGCTTACATGCTGAACTCCGCCAGCGTCATCGAGATCAAGATCGGCCAGGGGGCCAAGCCGGGGGAGGGAGGGCACCTGCCGGGCAAGAAGGTCTCCCCCAAGGTGGCTGCCGCCCGCAACGCTGTGCCTGGGGTGGACCTTATCAGCCCCTCCAACAACCACGACCTCTACTCCATCGAGGACCTGGCCCAGCTCATCGAAGAGCTGAAGACGGTGAACCCCAAGGCCCTGGTTTCCGTGAAGGTGCCCGTCATCCCCGGGATTGGCACCATCGCCGTGGGGATCGCCAAGGCGGGGGCGGACGTCATCACCCTTTCGGGGTTTGAGGGGGGGACGGGGGCGGCCAGGCTTCACGCCCTCAAGTACGCGGGGCTTCCCGTGGAGCTCGGGGTGCGGCGGGCCCACCGGGCTTTGGTGCGGGCAGGCTTGCGGGACAAGGTGGAGATTTGGGCCGACGGCGGGCTTAAGACCGCTTACGACGTGCTCCGCATGGTCCTCCTGGGCGCGGACCGGGTGGGCATGGCCACCATGGCCATGGTGGCCATCGGCTGCACCATCTGCCGGGGGTGCCAGCTGGATACCTGCCACGTGGGCATCACCACCCAGATCGAAACGGTGGAGGAGGCTTTGGCCCACGGGCTCAAGCGCTTCGTGCCCCAGGATCTGGACCGGGCGGTGGAGCACCTCACCCGCTTCTTTGAGGCCAAGGGGGAGGCCCTAAGGGAGCTGGTAGCCGCCTTGGGGGCCCGCTCGCTACGGGAGCTCAGGGGCCGGGTGGACCTTCTCTACCAGCGGGACCACCTGGAGGAGCTGGACCTTTCCTACTTCTTCCTGCCCGTGGAGGAGCCCGAGTGGCTTAAGGACACCTCGGCCCACGTCCTCCGCAAGCCCTTGAACCAGCTTACCCGCACCATCACCGAGGTGGTGATGGGGGCTTATGGGGAGGGAAGCCGCAAGCTGGTCTTCCAGGAGGGTCCGGTGAACTCCACCGACCGCGCCCTGGGGGCCCACCTGGCGGGGGAGATCGCCCGGAGGAGGCTTTACGGCAAGGGCTTCGACGCCGAGGTGGAGCTTCGCTTTGATGCGGGGAGCGTGGCCGGGAATGGCCTGGCGGCCTTTAACCTCGAGGGCATGAAGGTGGTGGTGGAAGGGGGTGCCCAGGACGGGGTGGCCAAGAGCGCTTTCGGGGGCACGGTGGCCATCCTCAAGGGCCGGAACCCCTACGGGGCCTACGTGGATGGCTCCGTGGGCAAGAGCTTCGCCTACGGGGCCATAGGGGGTCTCCTCATCGTGGAGGGGGTGGCGGATAGCCGCTTCTGCATCCGGCTTTCCGGGGCGGATGTGATCCTGGGCGGCGAACCGGAAAGGCCCCTGAGGGACGAGCTCGGCAACCTGGCGGCCCGAGCCCAGGCCAAGGGGTTTGCCTTTGAGTACATGACCCGGGGGCGGGCCTTGGTCCTGGGGGACCCTGGCCCTTGGATCTGCTCGGGCATGACCGGGGGGCGGGTCTACCTGCGCCACTGGCCGGAGATGGGCCTCACGGAGGAGGCCATGCGGCGCCGCCTGGCCAAGGGGGCCAAGGTGGCGGTGAAGCCTTTGGACCTGAGGGGGATAGAGGACGTGCGGGAGCTCCTTTCCGCCTACATCCGGGTCCTTCGGGAGGCCAAGCGGGAGGAGAAGGCGGCCCGCCTGGAGAAGCTCCTCCTGGACCCCGCTCAGCACTTCCGCATGGTGGAGCCCGTGAGCCAGCAGGTGGAGCAGGGGGTGAGCACGGAGTAA
- a CDS encoding protoglobin domain-containing protein: MDSGALLDLLKRRTGFTEAHAAILRDLGTLMAPLAPEVALAFYDYLGRDEELGAILHAVPGRVERLYGTFARWYGELFSGVYDRAYAEGRRRIGLVHARLGIGPRAMIPAMGIVQELSLEHLRTALRGPEVYSAVEAFEKIIAIEIAFIEESYLEALALGLSLGHRDLKEALAQGAAALLQAGHT, from the coding sequence GTGGACTCCGGGGCCCTTCTGGACCTGCTCAAGCGCCGCACCGGTTTCACCGAAGCCCATGCGGCCATACTGCGGGACCTGGGCACCCTCATGGCGCCCTTGGCGCCCGAGGTGGCCTTGGCCTTTTACGACTACCTGGGGCGGGACGAGGAGCTTGGGGCCATCCTCCATGCGGTACCTGGCAGGGTGGAGCGGCTTTACGGCACCTTCGCCCGCTGGTACGGGGAGCTTTTTTCGGGCGTGTACGACCGTGCTTATGCAGAGGGGCGCAGGCGCATCGGGCTGGTCCATGCCAGGCTGGGCATCGGACCCAGGGCCATGATTCCCGCTATGGGGATCGTGCAGGAGCTCTCCCTCGAGCACCTGCGCACTGCCCTCCGTGGCCCGGAGGTCTACAGCGCGGTGGAGGCTTTTGAGAAGATCATCGCCATAGAGATTGCCTTTATTGAAGAAAGCTACCTCGAGGCCCTTGCCTTGGGCCTCTCCCTGGGCCACCGGGACCTGAAGGAGGCCTTGGCCCAAGGGGCGGCTGCCCTTTTGCAGGCGGGCCACACCTAG
- a CDS encoding replicative DNA helicase, protein MEGRVPPHNLEAEQSVLGAILLDSDVLDELEGLLPSPEAFYAEAHRKIYAAMQALRSQGKPVDLVTLAEELSRRGELETLGGVSYLVQLSEATPTAAYAEHYARIVAEKWTLRKLIQAAGEAMRLAYEEAGSLDEILDTAGKKILEVALTQTETEARPMRELVHETFEHIESLFQNKGEVAGVRTGFKELDQLIGTLAPGSLNIIAARPAMGKTAFALTIAQHAALKEGIGVGIYSLEMPASQLTLRLMCSEARIDMNRVRLGQLTDRDFSRLVDVAGRLSEAPIYIDDTPDLTLMELRARARRLRSQYEVGLLIIDYLQLMSGPGAGKQGENRQQEIAAISRGLKALARELHIPVIALSQLSRAVEARPNKRPMLSDLRESGCLAADTLVQLADGSRKPIRDLVGRSGFSVLALNEATMKLEAAKVSRAFATGVKPVFVLNTQLGRRIRATANHKFLTPKGWKRLDELRPGDWVALPRRLDVAAQQTLRDEELALLGHLIGDGCTLPRHTLQYTTRDPDLAHGVVQLATAVFGDALNPQIKAERGWFQVYLSANRRLGKGIRNPLAEWLEELGIWGLRAHEKRVPEPVFTHPPFAIARFLRHLWSTDGCFHMSRGEKPYPRVYYATSSERLALDVQTLLLRLGINSRIRRISQKGKGRDQFHVIISGHHDLSAFLYQVGVVGARQAKVAKEVEAYLQSRSGNPNRDVIPAEVWLPTIRPVLGASGLSQRELYRAVSVAYAGSALFRQNLSRDRALRMAQALKSEALGQLATSDVYWDKVASIRPDGVEEVFDLTVPGLHNFVANNIIVHNSIEQDADLVMFIYRDEYYNPHSEKAGIAEIIVGKQRNGPTGTVELQFHAAHVRFNDLAREP, encoded by the coding sequence ATGGAGGGTCGTGTTCCCCCCCACAACCTCGAGGCGGAACAGAGCGTCCTTGGGGCCATTCTCCTGGATTCCGATGTGCTGGACGAGCTGGAAGGCCTCCTCCCCTCCCCCGAGGCCTTTTACGCGGAGGCCCACCGCAAGATCTACGCCGCCATGCAGGCCCTAAGGTCCCAGGGGAAGCCCGTGGACCTGGTGACCTTGGCAGAGGAGCTATCCCGCCGGGGGGAGCTGGAAACCCTGGGAGGGGTCAGCTACCTGGTCCAGCTTTCCGAGGCCACCCCCACCGCCGCCTATGCGGAGCACTACGCCCGCATCGTGGCGGAGAAATGGACCCTAAGAAAGCTCATCCAGGCTGCAGGCGAGGCCATGCGCCTGGCCTACGAGGAGGCGGGAAGCCTGGACGAGATCCTGGACACCGCGGGCAAGAAGATCCTCGAGGTGGCCCTCACCCAGACGGAAACCGAGGCCCGCCCCATGCGGGAGCTGGTGCACGAAACCTTTGAGCACATTGAATCCCTCTTCCAAAACAAGGGGGAGGTGGCCGGGGTACGCACGGGTTTCAAGGAACTGGACCAGCTCATCGGCACCCTGGCCCCGGGCTCCTTAAACATCATCGCCGCCCGCCCCGCCATGGGAAAGACCGCCTTTGCCCTCACCATCGCCCAGCACGCCGCCCTGAAGGAGGGCATAGGGGTGGGCATCTACTCCTTGGAGATGCCCGCCTCCCAGCTCACCCTGCGCCTCATGTGCTCGGAAGCCCGCATCGACATGAACCGGGTGCGCCTGGGCCAGCTCACCGACCGGGACTTCTCCCGCCTGGTGGACGTGGCGGGAAGGCTTTCCGAAGCCCCCATCTACATCGACGACACCCCAGACCTCACCCTCATGGAGCTCAGGGCCCGGGCCAGGCGGCTTAGAAGCCAGTACGAGGTGGGCCTTCTCATCATCGATTACCTCCAGCTCATGTCCGGCCCCGGGGCGGGCAAGCAGGGGGAAAACCGGCAGCAGGAGATTGCCGCCATCTCCCGCGGGCTTAAGGCCCTGGCCCGGGAGCTCCACATCCCTGTCATCGCCCTGAGCCAGCTCTCCCGGGCGGTGGAGGCCAGGCCCAACAAGCGCCCCATGCTCTCGGACTTGCGAGAGTCGGGTTGCTTGGCTGCAGACACCCTAGTCCAGCTGGCCGATGGCTCAAGGAAACCCATTCGCGACCTGGTAGGCAGGTCGGGGTTTTCCGTTCTGGCCCTCAACGAAGCTACCATGAAGCTGGAGGCAGCCAAGGTAAGCCGGGCCTTTGCCACGGGGGTAAAACCCGTCTTTGTTCTCAACACGCAACTGGGCCGCCGGATTCGTGCCACCGCCAACCACAAGTTCCTAACCCCAAAGGGATGGAAGCGTCTGGATGAGCTTCGGCCCGGGGATTGGGTAGCCTTACCTCGGAGGCTGGATGTGGCCGCCCAACAAACCCTTAGGGACGAGGAACTCGCCCTTCTCGGGCACCTCATCGGGGATGGTTGCACCCTACCCCGTCACACCCTCCAATACACGACGCGAGATCCAGACCTTGCCCACGGAGTAGTTCAACTGGCCACAGCCGTGTTTGGGGACGCACTCAACCCCCAGATCAAGGCTGAACGGGGGTGGTTCCAGGTTTACTTGAGCGCAAACCGGCGTCTAGGGAAGGGTATCCGCAATCCCCTAGCGGAGTGGTTGGAGGAACTGGGTATCTGGGGGCTAAGGGCTCACGAAAAGCGGGTGCCGGAACCGGTATTCACCCACCCTCCCTTTGCCATTGCTCGATTCCTTCGCCACCTCTGGTCCACCGACGGGTGCTTTCACATGTCAAGGGGGGAAAAACCTTACCCAAGGGTCTACTACGCCACCAGTAGCGAACGGTTGGCTTTGGACGTCCAGACCCTTCTGCTCCGCTTAGGCATCAACTCCCGTATTCGGCGCATTTCGCAAAAGGGAAAGGGCCGCGACCAGTTCCATGTCATCATTAGTGGACACCATGACCTAAGCGCTTTCCTTTATCAGGTGGGCGTTGTGGGCGCCCGTCAGGCTAAGGTTGCAAAGGAAGTGGAGGCTTACCTTCAAAGCCGCAGCGGCAATCCTAACCGGGATGTGATCCCTGCAGAAGTTTGGCTGCCTACCATTCGGCCCGTGTTAGGGGCATCAGGGCTTTCCCAGCGGGAACTCTACCGCGCCGTGAGCGTGGCCTACGCAGGCAGCGCGCTCTTTAGGCAAAACCTAAGCCGGGACCGGGCCTTGCGAATGGCCCAGGCCCTAAAATCGGAGGCTTTGGGCCAGCTGGCTACCAGCGATGTTTACTGGGACAAGGTAGCCTCCATCCGACCGGACGGGGTGGAGGAAGTATTTGACCTCACCGTCCCTGGCTTGCACAACTTCGTTGCCAACAACATCATCGTCCACAATTCCATCGAGCAGGACGCCGATTTGGTGATGTTCATCTACCGGGACGAGTACTATAACCCCCACTCCGAAAAGGCCGGGATCGCCGAAATCATCGTGGGCAAGCAGCGCAACGGCCCCACAGGCACGGTGGAACTCCAGTTCCACGCTGCCCACGTGCGCTTCAACGACCTGGCCCGGGAGCCCTAG
- a CDS encoding transglycosylase SLT domain-containing protein codes for MRGFLLSFLLALTSCQAQGLPEPFAALEGGRVEEMRQVALGGEGYARMLSGWLLVDREEVPLAERAEYAWRYALFLEEVRAFEPGWEAKAAWRKAAFLLQKAQDPRAFSAWQRLLPEEEAVAALLSLGEGERLWEALFRGRAYEALLRVLPLGVRPDLRAQALFRLGRYEEALPFYREWAREDPRGYLGLGYALWRLGRREEALEALARYDHPESRYAQGRILEEMGRLLEAVAAYRRSTPEGLWRATGVLERLGLRREALELYLDLARGSSRYADDAALRAYFLARELGLGELGEEALSLVPGGLGLLLGKEPGPPPPAPSSSPPPEAPLVEALVASGKEAWARGVVRYALWQRPQDWPVLVPLLYRLGAYREGIRAAWPTAMAYPRPYRAWVEGYAQREGLDPDLLYALLHVESRFDPLAVSPTGALGLAQFLRSTWADVARMLGEPPADPFDPEASIRYAARYLRWLLERCSAFKGLEQLACALTAYNGGIGYTLRGIAREGDLYAFLRFQERDEPREYLAKVLAAYAAYRATP; via the coding sequence GTGCGTGGGTTCCTTCTCTCCTTCCTCCTGGCCCTTACCTCCTGCCAGGCCCAGGGCCTTCCCGAGCCCTTCGCTGCCCTGGAGGGGGGAAGGGTGGAGGAGATGCGCCAGGTGGCCCTGGGCGGCGAAGGGTATGCCCGGATGCTTTCGGGCTGGCTGCTGGTGGACCGGGAGGAGGTCCCCTTGGCGGAACGGGCGGAGTACGCTTGGCGCTACGCCCTTTTCTTGGAGGAGGTGCGGGCCTTTGAACCGGGCTGGGAAGCGAAAGCCGCCTGGCGCAAGGCCGCTTTCCTCCTACAGAAAGCCCAGGACCCCCGGGCCTTTTCTGCCTGGCAGAGGCTTTTGCCCGAAGAGGAGGCGGTGGCCGCCCTCCTTTCCCTGGGGGAGGGGGAGAGGCTTTGGGAAGCCCTCTTCCGGGGGCGGGCCTACGAGGCTCTTTTGCGGGTTCTTCCCCTGGGGGTGCGTCCCGACCTCCGCGCCCAGGCGCTTTTCCGGCTAGGGCGCTATGAGGAGGCTTTGCCCTTTTACCGGGAGTGGGCCAGAGAGGACCCCAGGGGGTACCTGGGCCTGGGTTACGCCCTTTGGCGGCTTGGGCGAAGGGAGGAGGCCCTGGAGGCCTTGGCCCGCTATGACCACCCGGAAAGCCGCTACGCTCAGGGGCGGATCCTGGAGGAGATGGGAAGGCTCCTCGAGGCGGTGGCCGCCTACCGGAGGAGCACCCCAGAAGGTTTGTGGCGGGCCACGGGAGTTCTGGAGCGGCTGGGCCTCAGGAGGGAGGCCCTGGAGCTCTATTTGGACCTGGCCCGGGGCTCGAGCCGCTATGCGGATGATGCCGCCCTTCGGGCCTATTTCCTGGCGAGGGAGCTGGGGCTAGGGGAGCTTGGGGAGGAAGCCCTAAGCCTTGTGCCGGGGGGGTTAGGCCTTCTCCTGGGGAAGGAGCCCGGGCCCCCGCCCCCTGCCCCTTCCTCCTCGCCCCCGCCGGAGGCGCCCCTGGTGGAGGCCCTGGTGGCCTCCGGTAAGGAGGCTTGGGCCCGGGGCGTGGTGCGCTACGCCCTCTGGCAGCGCCCCCAAGACTGGCCTGTCCTGGTGCCCCTCCTTTACCGCCTGGGGGCCTACCGGGAGGGAATCCGCGCCGCCTGGCCCACCGCCATGGCCTACCCCCGCCCCTACCGGGCGTGGGTGGAGGGATACGCCCAAAGGGAGGGGCTGGACCCCGATCTCCTCTACGCCCTCCTCCACGTGGAAAGCCGCTTTGACCCCCTGGCGGTAAGCCCCACGGGGGCCCTGGGGCTGGCGCAGTTTTTGCGGAGCACCTGGGCCGACGTGGCCCGGATGCTGGGGGAGCCCCCCGCCGACCCCTTTGACCCCGAGGCCAGCATCCGCTACGCCGCCCGCTACCTGCGCTGGCTCCTGGAGCGCTGCTCCGCCTTCAAAGGCCTGGAGCAGCTGGCCTGTGCCCTCACCGCCTACAACGGGGGCATCGGCTACACCCTCAGGGGCATCGCCCGCGAGGGGGACCTCTACGCCTTTCTCCGCTTCCAGGAGCGGGACGAGCCCCGGGAGTACCTGGCCAAGGTGCTCGCCGCTTATGCCGCCTACCGGGCTACTCCTTAG
- a CDS encoding cation:proton antiporter yields MHGAGHILEVFYLILAAQVMAFLFKRLNQPVVIGEVLAGILVGPALLGWVHEGEILEFIAELGAIFLLFMVGLETRLKDILAVGKEAFLVAVLGVAFPFVGGYLFGLQIGFATLPSLFLGTALVATSVGITARVLQELGVLSRPYARVILGAAVIDDVLGLIVLAVVNGVAKTGQVETGAILQLILLSVVFVGLAVALSPLFARLPLERLPVGSPVGFALALGVGMAALAAAIGLAPIVGAFLGGMLLSEVREKYRLEEPIFAIEGFLAPIFFAMVGVRLELAALISPATLAAGSVVTVIAILGKVLGGFLGSLTQGVRSALTVGVGMAPRGEVGLIVAALGLAAGAVNEEEYAIVLFMVVFTTLFAPFALKPLIAWTEKGLRQAKE; encoded by the coding sequence ATGCATGGAGCTGGGCACATCCTCGAGGTCTTCTACCTCATCCTGGCTGCCCAGGTCATGGCCTTCCTCTTCAAGCGCCTGAACCAGCCCGTGGTCATTGGCGAGGTGCTGGCCGGCATCTTGGTAGGCCCTGCCCTCCTGGGTTGGGTGCACGAGGGGGAGATCCTGGAGTTCATCGCCGAGCTTGGGGCCATCTTCCTCCTCTTCATGGTGGGCCTGGAAACCCGGCTCAAGGACATCCTGGCCGTGGGAAAGGAAGCCTTCCTGGTGGCGGTTTTGGGGGTGGCCTTTCCCTTCGTGGGGGGGTACCTCTTTGGCCTCCAGATCGGCTTCGCCACCCTGCCCTCCCTCTTCCTGGGCACCGCCTTGGTGGCCACCAGCGTGGGGATCACCGCGCGGGTCTTGCAGGAGCTTGGGGTGCTCTCCCGCCCCTACGCCCGGGTCATCCTGGGGGCAGCCGTCATTGACGACGTGCTGGGTCTTATCGTTCTAGCGGTGGTGAACGGGGTGGCTAAAACCGGGCAGGTGGAGACCGGGGCCATCCTGCAACTCATCCTCCTTTCCGTGGTCTTCGTGGGCCTGGCGGTGGCCCTTTCGCCCCTCTTCGCCCGCCTGCCCCTGGAAAGGCTTCCCGTGGGCAGCCCGGTGGGCTTCGCCCTGGCCCTGGGGGTAGGCATGGCCGCCCTGGCCGCCGCCATCGGCCTGGCCCCCATCGTGGGGGCCTTTTTGGGGGGCATGCTCCTCTCTGAGGTGCGGGAGAAGTACCGCCTCGAGGAGCCCATCTTCGCCATCGAAGGCTTTTTAGCCCCTATCTTTTTCGCCATGGTGGGGGTGCGGTTGGAGCTGGCTGCCCTGATCTCCCCCGCCACCCTGGCGGCGGGAAGCGTGGTCACGGTCATCGCCATCCTGGGCAAGGTGCTGGGTGGGTTCCTGGGCTCCCTCACCCAGGGCGTGCGTTCGGCCCTCACCGTGGGGGTGGGCATGGCTCCCCGGGGAGAGGTGGGGCTGATCGTGGCCGCCCTGGGTCTGGCCGCAGGCGCCGTGAACGAAGAGGAGTACGCCATCGTCCTCTTCATGGTGGTCTTCACCACCCTCTTCGCCCCCTTTGCCCTAAAGCCCCTTATCGCCTGGACGGAAAAGGGCCTGCGCCAGGCTAAGGAGTAG